The following proteins are encoded in a genomic region of Natrinema sp. DC36:
- a CDS encoding preprotein translocase subunit SecD produces the protein MNPIAAVKSNWRLLLLVLFVTFAVVALFIPGGIVADSSYAESTVDSGPTNLEFGLGLEGGTRIRVPVTGMTAENIAPDMADGGIDQQESQRLDEIESTMTDELGLEPADTSVDVQDDGTVTAEVFTDNVTEAEFAAALQSADVDASEDDIRDGVTQKTRDDIIQTIETKVNAAGLSGGSAYQQTTPGGDHYIVVEVPNMDASELRQLLSERGVVEVVAYYPDNGNQTNQTVLTGDDIADVDPPQQKTNSQGQETSGYVVPVEVRSEAASQFQQQMNDFGFTDQNEGVGRCGLRGDDGTVNFDQEGEQYCLLTVVDGEVIDAHSMGPGLAETMRNDWADNPTFQMGAPSQQHAQSLSVNLRAGSLRAPLDFENDQVYSIEPAHAAQFKEFSLLIGLLSVITVSGVVYTRYTDARVALPMIVTAVAEVVILLGFAALIRMPLDLSHVAGFIAVVGTGVDDLVIIADEVMDEGDVSSERVFQSRFRKAFWVIGAAAATTIVALSPLAVLSLGDLKGFAIITILGVLIGVLITRPAYGDILRRLLTDR, from the coding sequence ATGAACCCGATCGCTGCCGTCAAGTCCAACTGGCGGCTCCTCTTGCTCGTCCTGTTCGTCACCTTCGCCGTCGTCGCCCTCTTCATCCCCGGTGGCATCGTGGCCGACAGCAGCTACGCCGAGAGCACCGTCGACAGCGGCCCCACCAACCTCGAGTTCGGGCTCGGCCTCGAGGGCGGCACCCGAATCAGGGTCCCGGTCACCGGGATGACCGCCGAGAACATCGCGCCCGACATGGCCGATGGCGGAATCGACCAACAGGAGAGCCAACGGCTCGACGAGATCGAGTCGACGATGACCGACGAACTCGGCCTCGAGCCGGCGGACACCAGCGTCGACGTACAAGACGACGGGACCGTCACCGCGGAGGTGTTCACCGACAACGTGACGGAGGCCGAGTTCGCCGCGGCACTGCAGTCGGCTGACGTCGACGCCTCGGAGGACGACATCCGCGACGGCGTCACCCAGAAGACCCGCGACGACATAATCCAGACGATCGAGACGAAGGTCAACGCGGCGGGGCTCTCCGGCGGCTCGGCCTACCAGCAAACGACACCGGGTGGCGACCACTACATCGTCGTCGAGGTCCCGAACATGGACGCGAGCGAACTCCGCCAACTGCTCTCCGAGCGCGGGGTCGTCGAGGTCGTCGCCTACTATCCCGATAATGGGAACCAGACGAATCAGACGGTGTTGACCGGCGACGACATCGCCGATGTCGACCCGCCCCAACAGAAGACGAATAGTCAGGGGCAGGAAACGTCGGGATACGTGGTCCCGGTGGAGGTCAGAAGCGAGGCCGCATCCCAGTTTCAGCAGCAAATGAACGACTTCGGCTTCACCGATCAAAACGAAGGAGTCGGGCGGTGTGGCCTCCGCGGCGACGATGGAACCGTCAACTTCGATCAGGAGGGAGAACAGTACTGCCTTCTGACAGTAGTCGACGGAGAGGTCATCGACGCACACAGCATGGGGCCGGGCCTGGCAGAGACGATGCGAAACGACTGGGCGGACAACCCGACCTTCCAGATGGGTGCGCCGAGTCAGCAACACGCCCAGTCGCTCTCGGTCAACCTCCGAGCCGGCAGCCTGCGCGCGCCGCTGGACTTCGAAAACGATCAGGTCTACTCGATCGAGCCGGCCCACGCCGCCCAGTTCAAGGAGTTCTCGCTGCTGATCGGACTGCTCTCGGTGATCACCGTCAGCGGCGTCGTCTACACCCGATACACGGACGCGCGAGTTGCACTTCCGATGATCGTGACGGCGGTCGCGGAGGTGGTAATCTTGCTCGGGTTCGCCGCGCTGATACGCATGCCGCTAGATCTCTCCCACGTCGCCGGGTTCATCGCCGTCGTGGGGACTGGGGTCGACGACCTCGTGATCATCGCCGACGAGGTGATGGACGAAGGCGACGTCAGCTCGGAACGGGTCTTCCAATCGCGGTTCCGCAAAGCCTTCTGGGTCATCGGTGCCGCCGCGGCGACGACCATCGTCGCCCTCTCCCCGCTCGCCGTGTTGAGCCTCGGTGACCTCAAGGGATTCGCGATCATCACCATCCTCGGCGTGCTCATCGGGGTCCTCATCACCCGTCCCGCCTACGGTGACATCCTCCGACGCCTGCTCACCGATCGGTAA
- a CDS encoding site-specific integrase, with protein sequence MALKPTPPHEAKNRFLKDKQPSVTRKTLKNYRTSIRQFCDWLEDERVRDLNDLDSELIQRYKEHRLSNVKVITARQDMMTLKQFIEFCEHIQAVPRGIADMVRIPSVSKDDEICDDLLTRDEAIEMLDFLEKFEYASNRHITLLILWKTGMRISGLRALDLKDFDDGRPALELRHRPTTGTPLKNKEKSERDVLITAETAEIIRDYIEMNQNEVGDEHGREPLLTSKSGRVVETTIQRYVYTATRPCYYNGRECPFDRDPESCEAMSWNASSKCPGSVSPHALRRGYVTAARNAGQPKDVTGERVNMSGTVLEKHYDKGSSAEKAERRQEYIRDI encoded by the coding sequence ATGGCACTCAAACCAACCCCACCGCATGAAGCCAAAAACCGGTTCCTCAAAGACAAACAGCCTAGTGTCACTCGAAAGACGCTCAAGAATTATCGAACCTCTATTCGGCAATTCTGTGACTGGCTGGAAGACGAGCGCGTCAGAGACCTAAATGACCTTGACAGCGAACTGATCCAGCGGTACAAGGAACACCGCCTATCGAACGTGAAGGTCATTACTGCCCGGCAGGACATGATGACGCTCAAGCAGTTCATCGAGTTCTGCGAGCACATCCAAGCCGTCCCTCGGGGCATAGCCGACATGGTCCGTATCCCGTCGGTCAGCAAAGACGACGAGATCTGCGACGACCTCCTCACCCGGGACGAAGCTATTGAAATGCTCGACTTCCTTGAAAAGTTCGAGTACGCGAGTAACCGTCACATCACCCTGCTAATCCTGTGGAAAACAGGTATGCGAATATCTGGACTCCGGGCGCTCGACCTCAAAGACTTTGACGACGGACGGCCTGCACTGGAGCTTCGTCACAGGCCAACAACAGGAACGCCGCTAAAGAACAAAGAAAAAAGCGAGAGAGACGTGTTGATTACGGCTGAGACAGCTGAGATCATCCGGGACTACATCGAGATGAATCAGAACGAGGTAGGTGACGAACACGGGCGGGAACCGCTTCTAACGTCCAAGAGCGGTCGTGTGGTAGAGACGACGATTCAACGGTACGTCTACACTGCAACCCGGCCCTGCTACTACAACGGTAGAGAGTGTCCATTTGACCGCGACCCAGAATCTTGCGAGGCTATGTCTTGGAACGCTTCGTCCAAGTGTCCGGGGAGCGTAAGCCCCCACGCCCTGCGTCGAGGCTATGTGACCGCCGCCCGGAACGCTGGACAACCAAAGGACGTCACTGGGGAACGGGTGAATATGAGCGGGACGGTACTTGAGAAGCACTACGACAAAGGATCAAGTGCTGAAAAGGCTGAACGACGGCAAGAGTACATACGAGACATCTAA
- a CDS encoding MAE_28990/MAE_18760 family HEPN-like nuclease has translation MNPRTFHDADDDFYYYFQPPWIPYENSNIVQRIFQLHSEFKNIFESMNGIDEIVKKYRREDISSGSVVMDGKTLIFKLIRGLEVFIYNFPDIIHNEWFGDFWQTVAAATWRAEEGWFKGEPDRLISRLEDILDYEPNSLYAGVFQKLSNYIEFMGSNINPNEVPEKYRNDVYEARDMFCIGYYSTGLFVLGRAVEKALLELGQERKIETIEPFGREKDWDEAKFYSRKEALKKIQKPNSGKKMISKRQYHEISILVDYRNNVAHTEYENLTLEEAIRQVNNALSLLKDICGLIEEMKEIDDIDTVRGQKVN, from the coding sequence ATGAACCCCAGAACTTTCCATGATGCTGATGATGATTTCTATTATTATTTTCAACCACCGTGGATCCCTTATGAAAATTCGAATATTGTTCAGCGGATTTTCCAATTGCATAGTGAGTTTAAGAATATATTTGAATCCATGAATGGCATAGATGAGATTGTGAAAAAATACCGACGGGAAGACATTTCAAGCGGTTCTGTGGTTATGGATGGTAAAACCCTTATTTTTAAACTCATTAGAGGATTAGAGGTGTTTATATATAATTTCCCAGACATAATTCATAACGAGTGGTTTGGTGACTTTTGGCAAACAGTTGCAGCTGCAACCTGGCGTGCTGAGGAAGGGTGGTTTAAGGGGGAACCAGACCGACTAATTAGTAGATTGGAGGATATTTTAGACTATGAGCCTAACTCTCTTTATGCTGGTGTTTTTCAAAAACTCTCCAATTATATCGAATTTATGGGTTCAAATATCAATCCGAATGAAGTGCCTGAAAAATATCGTAATGATGTTTATGAGGCACGAGATATGTTTTGTATCGGATACTATTCAACTGGCTTGTTTGTATTAGGAAGAGCAGTAGAAAAGGCCTTGCTTGAATTAGGCCAAGAACGGAAAATTGAGACAATTGAGCCATTTGGTAGAGAAAAAGACTGGGATGAGGCGAAGTTCTACAGTAGAAAAGAAGCACTGAAAAAGATTCAAAAACCGAATAGTGGGAAGAAGATGATAAGCAAACGTCAATACCATGAGATTTCAATATTAGTTGACTACCGGAATAACGTGGCTCATACTGAATATGAGAATTTGACTTTAGAAGAGGCTATTCGTCAGGTGAATAATGCATTGAGCTTGCTAAAAGATATTTGCGGATTGATTGAGGAGATGAAGGAAATTGACGATATAGATACCGTTCGGGGACAGAAGGTGAATTAA
- a CDS encoding glucose-6-phosphate isomerase — protein MHVDIGNALASVASPGVSRESLERLDEQVAAAHERIERGMANEEHGYEALNLPERTDPDEIRAAVEPVSDAEALLTVGIGGSSLGAATITNALDSDTETVFLDNVDPEWVSNRLEGLPLENAAINVVSRSGTTAETLANFLVVREALESAGVDWTERTIVTTGEAGPLRDLANRHDLPSLKVPDGVPGRFSALSAVGMVAAAVCGHDLEALLAGADAERETLSGSLFDCPAYAYGATTYALDQRGAGINAMMPYAESLETSAEWFAQLWAESLGKDDLGQTPVRALGVTDQHSQLQLYRAGPRDKLVTFVTAREGTDRPIPDTDAEDLAYLGDATLGELLEAEFEATEASLAAAGRPNVRVELERVDEYELGGLLYGMEAACVLAGELYGVNTFEQPAVEWAKKATRGLLGGGDFEEVDAVAAKTELRIER, from the coding sequence ATGCACGTCGACATCGGAAACGCGCTCGCGTCCGTCGCGTCGCCGGGCGTCTCGAGGGAGTCCCTCGAGCGCCTGGACGAGCAGGTGGCGGCCGCCCACGAGCGCATCGAGCGCGGGATGGCGAACGAGGAGCACGGCTACGAGGCGCTGAATCTCCCCGAACGAACCGATCCGGACGAGATTCGAGCGGCGGTCGAGCCGGTTTCCGACGCCGAGGCGCTGCTCACCGTCGGCATCGGCGGCAGTTCGCTGGGCGCGGCGACGATCACGAACGCGCTCGATTCGGACACCGAAACGGTCTTTCTGGACAACGTCGATCCCGAGTGGGTCTCGAACCGCCTCGAGGGACTCCCCCTCGAGAACGCCGCGATCAACGTGGTCTCGCGATCCGGGACGACGGCGGAGACGCTGGCGAACTTCCTGGTCGTTCGCGAGGCCCTCGAGTCGGCCGGCGTCGACTGGACCGAGCGGACGATCGTCACCACCGGCGAGGCCGGTCCGCTCCGCGACCTCGCGAACCGGCACGATCTGCCGTCGCTGAAGGTCCCCGATGGGGTCCCCGGTCGCTTCTCCGCGCTGTCGGCGGTCGGCATGGTCGCCGCGGCCGTCTGCGGACACGACCTCGAGGCGCTGCTCGCGGGCGCGGACGCCGAGCGCGAGACGCTGTCGGGGTCGCTCTTCGACTGTCCGGCCTACGCCTACGGCGCGACGACCTACGCACTGGACCAGCGAGGTGCGGGAATCAACGCGATGATGCCCTACGCGGAGTCCCTCGAGACCTCGGCCGAGTGGTTCGCACAGCTGTGGGCCGAGAGCCTCGGGAAGGACGATCTCGGCCAGACGCCCGTGCGAGCGCTCGGTGTGACGGACCAGCACTCGCAACTCCAGCTCTATCGCGCAGGCCCGCGGGACAAGCTCGTCACCTTCGTCACCGCTCGAGAGGGAACGGACCGGCCGATTCCTGACACCGACGCCGAGGATCTGGCGTATCTCGGCGACGCGACGCTGGGCGAACTCCTCGAGGCCGAATTCGAGGCCACCGAGGCCAGCCTCGCGGCCGCGGGCCGACCGAACGTCCGCGTCGAACTCGAGCGCGTCGACGAGTACGAACTCGGCGGGCTGCTCTACGGGATGGAAGCCGCCTGCGTGCTCGCGGGCGAACTCTACGGCGTGAACACCTTCGAGCAGCCGGCCGTCGAGTGGGCCAAGAAGGCGACGCGCGGCCTGCTGGGCGGCGGGGACTTCGAGGAGGTCGACGCCGTCGCGGCGAAGACGGAGCTTCGGATCGAACGGTAG
- the secF gene encoding protein translocase subunit SecF — protein MAYFDVPEIEYTRYSNRQLAAVPLAVLAVALIVLSGSFLAYGTPVPLGMDFAGGTELTVQTTTPADEIPAAFDEQPESVTGTGSENQYIVQFSSTDSQALGDQAEEGLNSDGDSEVVQAVSSTSASFGQQSQQTAMLGLAIAFVGMSAIVFLLFRTFVPSIAVVISAFSDLVIPLAFMRLAGIPLSLGTVAGLLMLIGYSVDSDILLNNHVLRRSGSFYESTHRAMRTGVTMTVTSMAAMLVMAISAYIFGIGLLASIGIILFVGLAADLMNTYMLNLSLLRWYKFEGIRS, from the coding sequence ATGGCGTATTTCGACGTACCGGAGATAGAGTACACCCGGTACAGCAACCGTCAGCTCGCGGCGGTTCCGCTCGCGGTTCTCGCGGTTGCACTGATCGTCCTCAGCGGATCGTTTCTCGCGTACGGCACGCCGGTCCCGCTGGGGATGGACTTCGCCGGCGGGACGGAGTTGACCGTCCAGACGACGACGCCGGCCGACGAGATTCCGGCGGCGTTCGACGAACAGCCCGAATCGGTGACCGGAACCGGGAGCGAAAACCAGTACATCGTGCAGTTCTCCTCGACCGACTCGCAGGCCCTGGGCGATCAGGCCGAGGAGGGGCTCAATTCGGACGGCGATAGCGAGGTCGTTCAGGCGGTCTCCTCGACGTCGGCGAGCTTCGGCCAGCAGAGCCAGCAGACGGCCATGCTGGGGCTCGCCATCGCGTTCGTCGGGATGAGCGCCATCGTCTTTTTGCTCTTCCGGACGTTCGTCCCGTCGATCGCGGTCGTCATCTCGGCGTTTTCCGACCTCGTGATCCCGCTGGCGTTCATGCGCCTGGCCGGAATCCCACTCTCGCTCGGGACGGTCGCCGGCTTGCTGATGTTGATCGGGTACTCGGTCGACTCCGACATCCTGTTGAACAACCACGTTTTGCGCCGGAGCGGTAGCTTCTACGAGAGCACGCACCGCGCGATGCGGACCGGCGTCACGATGACGGTTACGTCGATGGCCGCGATGCTCGTCATGGCTATCTCGGCGTACATCTTCGGCATCGGCCTCCTGGCATCGATCGGCATCATCCTCTTCGTCGGCCTCGCGGCCGACCTGATGAACACCTACATGTTGAATCTGAGTCTGCTTCGCTGGTACAAGTTCGAGGGGATCCGCTCATGA
- a CDS encoding GNAT family protein: MPEPAFLEADRVTLRPIEEADLEFLRAQVNDPRVWRAIGRSRPINGEQERDFFENVVCSDDTVDLLIVADSTPVGTIGLFEFDWEARSAEIGYWVGPDHHGRGYGTEAAERIVQYAFDQLGLHRITAHVFEFNEPSQRLLESLEFTREGVHRDAEFVDGEHQDVYWYGLLEDEWRSA, from the coding sequence ATGCCCGAACCGGCGTTTCTGGAGGCCGATCGCGTGACGCTGCGGCCGATCGAGGAGGCGGATCTCGAGTTCCTGCGGGCGCAGGTCAACGATCCACGGGTCTGGCGCGCGATCGGGCGATCCAGACCCATCAACGGCGAGCAGGAGCGCGATTTCTTCGAGAACGTCGTCTGTAGTGACGACACCGTAGATCTACTGATCGTCGCCGACTCGACACCCGTCGGGACGATCGGCCTCTTCGAATTCGACTGGGAGGCCCGCAGCGCGGAAATCGGCTACTGGGTCGGACCCGACCACCACGGACGGGGGTACGGCACCGAAGCGGCGGAGCGCATCGTCCAGTACGCCTTCGACCAACTCGGGCTTCACCGGATCACCGCCCACGTCTTCGAGTTCAACGAGCCGTCACAGCGGCTCCTCGAGTCGCTGGAATTCACGCGAGAGGGCGTCCATCGCGACGCCGAGTTCGTCGACGGCGAGCACCAGGACGTCTACTGGTACGGCCTCCTCGAGGACGAGTGGCGAAGCGCCTGA
- a CDS encoding response regulator, whose product MNSHTPNEPIDILLVEDNPGDVRLTREAFKAVDSDIEFHTVTDGKEATRYFDVGETSTVRTDPDLVLLDLNLPRVDGLTVLETLETELDSPPPPILVLSSSEAKADIVKSYDRAANAYLTKPDDPDEFDTLAQAIEDFWIDSARHPPAPS is encoded by the coding sequence ATGAATAGCCACACGCCAAACGAGCCGATCGACATCTTGCTCGTCGAAGATAATCCGGGTGACGTTCGTCTGACCCGGGAAGCGTTCAAAGCGGTCGATAGCGACATCGAGTTCCACACGGTCACCGACGGAAAAGAGGCCACGAGATACTTCGACGTCGGTGAAACGAGCACCGTGAGGACGGACCCCGATCTCGTCCTCCTCGATCTGAACCTCCCGCGAGTAGACGGGCTCACGGTCCTGGAAACGCTTGAAACCGAACTGGACTCTCCACCACCGCCGATCCTCGTCCTCTCGAGTTCGGAAGCGAAAGCGGACATCGTCAAGAGTTACGATCGGGCCGCGAACGCGTACCTCACGAAGCCGGATGATCCCGACGAGTTCGACACGTTAGCGCAAGCGATCGAGGACTTCTGGATCGACTCGGCGCGGCATCCCCCCGCGCCGTCGTAG
- a CDS encoding NAD+ synthase, with protein MIDLRFSDKELERQRDHITAFIRERVDAAGADGAVLGLSGGIDSTLTGYLAVEALGAENVHGLVLPATVSSEGNMSDAERVARDLEISYDVIEIEPIVDSLLSVYPEAEGDREAIGNARARVRAVLNYLVANHESRLVLGTGNRSEAAVGYFTKYGDGAVDCHPIGTLYKGQVRQLARHVGVPEELAAKTATAELWADQTDEDELGISYETLDDILAAHVDGPLSVAATARLLEVDKETVERVRGMYERSEHKRNAPPAPDPLA; from the coding sequence ATGATCGACCTTCGCTTTTCGGACAAGGAACTGGAACGGCAGCGCGACCACATCACGGCGTTCATTCGCGAGCGGGTCGACGCCGCGGGAGCCGACGGTGCCGTCCTCGGTCTCTCCGGGGGGATCGACAGCACGCTGACCGGCTATCTGGCCGTCGAAGCCCTCGGAGCCGAGAACGTCCACGGACTCGTCCTGCCGGCGACCGTCAGCAGCGAGGGGAACATGAGCGACGCCGAGCGGGTCGCACGGGACCTCGAGATCAGCTACGACGTGATCGAGATCGAACCGATCGTCGACTCGCTGCTGTCGGTCTACCCCGAAGCGGAAGGCGACCGCGAAGCCATCGGTAACGCCCGCGCTCGCGTTCGGGCAGTCCTGAACTATCTCGTCGCCAATCACGAGAGCCGGCTGGTCCTGGGAACCGGCAACCGCAGCGAGGCCGCCGTGGGCTACTTCACGAAGTACGGCGACGGGGCCGTCGACTGCCACCCGATCGGGACCCTCTACAAGGGGCAGGTCCGCCAGCTCGCGCGCCACGTCGGCGTCCCCGAGGAACTGGCGGCCAAAACCGCGACTGCCGAGCTGTGGGCCGATCAGACCGACGAGGACGAACTGGGGATCAGCTACGAGACGCTCGATGATATCCTCGCAGCCCACGTCGACGGCCCACTCTCCGTCGCCGCGACCGCTCGGTTGCTCGAGGTCGATAAGGAAACGGTCGAGCGGGTCCGCGGGATGTACGAGCGCAGCGAACACAAGCGCAACGCGCCGCCGGCTCCGGACCCGCTCGCGTAA
- a CDS encoding transcription initiation factor IIB — protein sequence MASPPRQREREPETTEKEQEPERERVCDECNGGTLVKSEDQGELVCDQCGLIVEGTNIDHGPEWRAFNHSERQNKSRVGAPTTQTMHDKGLTTSIDWKNQDAYGRSISSDKRNQMRRLRKWQERIRTKDAGERNLQFALSETDRMASSLGIPRSVREVACVMYRRALDEDLIRGRSIEGVATSTLYAACRMEGIPRSLEEVAAVSRVERKEIGRTYRYVAQELGLEMEPVNPKKYVPRFCSELELSEEVQVKANEIIDTTTEKGLLSGKSPTGYAAAAIYAASLLCNEKKTQREVSDVAQVTEVTIRNRYQEQIEAMGIHE from the coding sequence ATGGCTAGCCCACCCCGCCAACGCGAACGAGAACCTGAAACGACAGAAAAAGAACAGGAACCGGAGCGTGAGCGGGTGTGTGACGAGTGTAACGGAGGGACACTCGTCAAGAGCGAGGATCAGGGCGAACTCGTCTGCGATCAATGTGGCCTGATCGTCGAAGGAACGAATATCGATCATGGACCGGAGTGGCGCGCGTTCAATCACTCCGAACGGCAGAACAAGTCCCGCGTCGGCGCGCCGACGACCCAGACGATGCACGACAAGGGGCTGACGACCTCGATCGACTGGAAAAATCAGGACGCCTACGGCCGCTCTATTTCTTCGGACAAGCGCAACCAGATGCGCCGCCTGCGCAAGTGGCAGGAACGAATCCGCACCAAAGACGCCGGCGAGCGAAACCTGCAGTTCGCACTCTCCGAAACCGACCGGATGGCCTCCTCGCTGGGGATCCCCCGCTCGGTCCGCGAGGTCGCCTGCGTCATGTACCGGCGCGCGCTCGACGAAGACCTCATCCGCGGGCGCTCGATCGAGGGCGTCGCGACCAGCACGCTCTACGCCGCCTGCCGCATGGAGGGTATCCCACGCTCGCTCGAGGAGGTCGCCGCCGTCTCCCGCGTCGAGCGCAAGGAGATCGGCCGCACCTATCGGTACGTCGCCCAGGAACTCGGCCTCGAGATGGAGCCGGTCAACCCGAAGAAGTACGTGCCGCGCTTTTGCTCCGAACTCGAACTCTCCGAGGAGGTACAGGTGAAAGCCAACGAGATCATCGATACGACGACCGAGAAGGGGCTTCTCTCGGGCAAGTCGCCAACGGGCTACGCCGCCGCCGCGATCTACGCCGCGTCACTGCTCTGTAACGAGAAGAAGACCCAGCGCGAGGTGTCGGACGTCGCGCAGGTGACCGAAGTGACGATCCGAAATCGGTACCAGGAGCAGATCGAAGCGATGGGAATTCACGAGTAA
- a CDS encoding enoyl-CoA hydratase/isomerase family protein, with the protein MLDVDTNGSVRTVTIDRPEARNALTVDGLEALETAIDGADAPVIYIRGRGPAFSAGADLNEVAALEGDHDRGADFARLGQRVARTIEDAPAIVVAGIDGPARGGGLELALACDVRVGTPDSTYGEPGVGFGLFGAWGGTVRLPRVLGEGDALEFALSGRSIDAEEALRIGLISRIDDDPRSVAEEIAENADDALVALKRRIRDDGERATQERREATAFADLVAAHADDIDALLE; encoded by the coding sequence ATGCTCGACGTTGACACGAACGGATCGGTTCGCACCGTCACGATCGACCGCCCCGAGGCGCGCAACGCCCTCACCGTCGACGGTCTCGAGGCCCTCGAGACGGCGATCGACGGCGCCGACGCGCCGGTGATCTACATCCGCGGGCGCGGCCCGGCCTTCTCCGCGGGGGCCGATCTGAACGAGGTCGCGGCACTCGAGGGGGATCACGACCGCGGGGCCGACTTCGCGCGCCTGGGCCAGCGGGTCGCCCGAACGATCGAGGACGCCCCTGCGATCGTCGTCGCGGGCATCGACGGCCCCGCACGCGGGGGCGGCCTCGAGCTCGCGCTCGCCTGCGACGTCCGGGTGGGGACTCCGGATTCCACCTACGGCGAACCGGGAGTCGGCTTCGGCCTGTTCGGTGCCTGGGGCGGAACCGTCCGGCTGCCCCGGGTGCTGGGCGAGGGCGACGCCCTCGAGTTCGCCCTCTCCGGACGATCGATCGACGCCGAGGAAGCCCTGCGGATCGGACTCATTTCCCGCATCGATGACGATCCCCGATCGGTCGCCGAGGAGATCGCGGAAAACGCAGACGACGCGCTGGTCGCCCTGAAGCGCCGGATCCGAGACGACGGCGAGCGTGCGACGCAAGAGCGACGCGAGGCGACCGCCTTCGCCGACCTCGTCGCCGCTCACGCCGACGATATCGACGCGCTGCTCGAGTAG
- a CDS encoding DUF5812 family protein, translated as MSEKTGTFVVTHAEDESAVVRDVETAQVHTLASNPGLEIHDILEATVAPEPPLDVAWEVIDIEDRRSIDLVDSDLEPTQHEKELAADSEVGDLVQEERAGTGEIHVFRVPEDEVEPAAQDVLTDEETISRAARLEAVRVEVRRSADDGVVSVRYLPD; from the coding sequence ATGAGCGAAAAGACGGGCACGTTCGTCGTCACGCACGCCGAAGACGAATCGGCGGTCGTTCGCGACGTCGAGACCGCACAGGTCCACACCCTCGCGTCGAACCCCGGCCTCGAGATTCACGACATCCTCGAGGCCACTGTCGCACCGGAGCCGCCGCTGGACGTCGCCTGGGAGGTGATCGACATCGAAGACCGACGCTCGATCGACCTGGTCGACAGCGACCTCGAGCCGACCCAACACGAAAAAGAGCTCGCGGCCGACAGCGAGGTCGGCGACCTCGTCCAGGAGGAGCGCGCCGGGACGGGCGAAATCCACGTGTTCCGCGTGCCCGAGGACGAGGTCGAACCCGCGGCTCAGGACGTTCTCACCGACGAAGAGACGATCTCGCGGGCGGCCCGGCTCGAGGCGGTCCGCGTGGAAGTGCGCCGCTCGGCCGACGACGGCGTGGTGAGCGTGCGATACCTGCCGGACTGA